The following is a genomic window from Phaseolus vulgaris cultivar G19833 chromosome 6, P. vulgaris v2.0, whole genome shotgun sequence.
taatattaaacgAAGAAATTATTATGTTAATGTATGTCACTcacaataaagaaaaatatttacaaaaccTAATTATCTACTTATCACAAGAGACGAATAACAGTAGAAATAAGGTGTAAGATTGATCTGATATGATGAGAGGCTTATATCTGCATTTCCCTTTGGGGGGTTTTCACTTTCACCGTACATATGTAATATTCGAGAACTTTCCAAAAATTTACTTGGTCTTATCCTCTCGAGGGCCAAAATGGAATTGTGATATGTGAGATAGGTCAGAAAGTCAAAAGCAAAGGTTGAGAGAGTATCATCACCACATCATGGGTAACTGGTGGTGGAGGAACAAAGGAATAACCTTTTTCTTGTCCCTTTTACTTTTCTTTAAATACCTTGGTTTCTCCGTCTTTCTTGGAGGCAATCCAACAACACATGACTCTAACAAACTTCACCCACCAACTACTATTTTAATTCCCAACAAAACAATGCCTCTTTTATTCACTCCCCAACCTTCATTTCAGTTTCATTTCACTAATGGCAGTTCCTGCACCATTCTCTCTTTCCTCTGATGCCTTCGCTTCCAAACCTGCCACATCAACGGTATTTATTGTTGTGCACTCTCATCTCATGTGTTTTATTCTCTTACATGCCCGTTTTCTTATTCTGCTTTTGAATTCTGAGTGAACTGATCATTATAGTTCAGCAGATCTTGGGTTGTGCCGCGCCGAAAAAAGGGAACTTTGAGCATACCCATTTCAGATTCTTCACGGCATTTAGGTCAGTGCCCGTCTGCTTCCCCTGCTTCAATCGTGCTCGGTTTTCTTACTTTCTAGTCTTGTGTTGATTTTCATCTCTAGGGTGTTCGTTCCTTGCTAGTGTAATTAGCTGAAACTTCCAAGATCCAATCTTGACTTTGTTTTGAAGTATCATTGTggtttttgtaaatattaatcTAACAAAGATAAATGAAAAAGGTTGTAAACTTTGAGTCTCCCCTGAACATCGAGAGAAAAACGAATTTAATGGATGAAACTGAGTATTCTCCGTTCTGATCCCTTGCTGGTTTAGGTTGCAGAATTGCAGATTCCTTGTGCTTAATTGCTTATTGATATTGCAATTTTCTCTTGTTTCATAACTTTAAATCTGTTAATACACAATCTATTAATGAGTATGCAGATCTAATTTTCCTTCCGTGTAATCATTATGTTTTTGCAGCTATTTCTTAGaagtaaaaacaattaattaattgacCAATtcttgcttcttcttttttatgtcTATCTATATGATGCTCTAATGTTTGCAGGAGAAATCGAGGTTTCACTTTAAAGGCTTCAATGGGGCCTCCGGGATTTACAGAGAAACTTAAAAACAACAAGCTAAACACTTTAGCTGATGCTGAAGATGGGTGTGATGTATTTAATGACCTGAAATAtaggtttttaaattttaaaaagaattacTTGTAAGCTTCAGAAAGCCCTTGTCTGAAATGTTCATTTTTTATGCCTAATTTAGGCTGAAGCTTATATAATACTGTTTATGGCAGGAAAGATATTGATCAGTTTGAAACTCTTGCGAAGGTTCAAACACCAAAGGTAATTGACCTCTGTTTTCTGACTTCCTCTATATTACCTAACCACCCTTTCGGCCAAGCCTTTTGTTGTTTATTAGTTTGTCATTTATGGTTTGTTTCTGATTCCTTTCAGTTCATTTCAATTTACTAACAAAGGCCAGAACAGTTCATGGTTATTGCTTGTGCAGATTCTAGGGTATGTCCCTCTAATATCTTGGGATTTCAACCAGGAGAAGCATTCACGATTCGCAATATCGCTAATTTGGTTCCTACCTTTGAGGTACAAGTCTCACTGCTATGAATTTGGCTGCCTGTGTTGACCATATAATTATCATTGCTAATGTTTGAATGAAGAGATACCCTTCTTCTAATTCATTTTTCCCGGTGCAGAGTGGACCCTCAGAAACAAACGCCGCTCTGGAATTCTCTGTGAATACCCTTCTGGTAAGCATTTATTTACTTAAAAAGTGTAAGACAAGATTTATCCTCATCATTTTGAAACTTCTAATGCTTTTGTTAGTTCATCTATTTACTCATTCACATTTTCTTCTGGCGGATCGGGTAGTTTTCTGAAGTACAAAATGGTTTTTGTTAAATAATGATTGATTTTATGATAACTTCAACTTTTATGGAGAGattgaatttgaatattttagttTCAGAAATGAGGGAATGAGTTctcttgttttatttattttatagcaGCAATGCCAAGTTGATTGCAAAATACTTAATTGAAGTTGGGAACAAGTGAAGTCAACCGTTTTAATAACATCTCATGAGACAGCGTCTAGTACTTGGGGCTTGCAAGAAATTCTGCAAAATATTTGACTGCATAAGATTCTAATAGATTTCTAAATTACTGGTCCAAAAGCTCCAAGATTTGTTCTTACTTTCATTGCAGGTTGAGAACATCTTAGTCATTGGCCACAGCTGCTGTGGCGGTATACGTGCCCTCATGAGTATGGAAGATGATGATGTTGAAAAAAGGTGCTTATTTGTAGATTTTGGTTCTCCTTATGCTTTCTTGAATGAAATGTGACATACATTtctaaattgaaaatatatttttgtcctTGTAGTTTTATAAAAAGTTGGGTCATTGGTGGGAAGAAGGCAAGAACAAAAGCCAAGGCTGCTGCTTCTAACCTCAGTTTTGATGAGCAGTGCACGCATTGTGAGAaggtgatatatatataaatatttttgttcttaGATTTGATGTGTGTGTATTATGTTTTCTATTGCTTTTTCATTTTGTTAATCCTTCTCCCCATTGTTATCATTAGTACGAACTAAGTACTAGGAGTCATGCAAAATGTTGAATACTTTGAAGTTTAATGCTTGAAATGTTCTTTTTATACAGGAATCAATCAACCATTCCTTGTTAAACCTACTCACTTACCCCTGGATAGAAGAAAAGGTGAAGAATAAAGAACTCTCTATTCATGGTGGTTACTACAACTTTATTGACTGTTCATTTGAGAAATGGACACTTGATTACCGGGGAACTAAATTGGAGGAAAATGGAAGAATTGCTGCCAAAAACAGAATATTTTGGTGTTGAAGTTTGCACTTCTATTTTGGTGTTGGAGTTTGCATTTTCGAAATTTGGTAGAATTTTAAGAAGCATAGGCCGGGTTATGTATTTTGTACTATTTATTAGATAGATAAATGGATTGATTTGAATAAACCCCTACCATGTCAGTGAGTCTGTCTGTTGTAGCATTTTGAAGAATCGTCAAGGTTATGTACTCTGGGTTTGATGAAATCTATGTTATTTTATTCCCTTCAAATATGTGTATATTATATACTGTTTTCCAGTAATCTACACGGCTTTTGTAAATGTTGTTTAAACCACACTTTCTTTTGAAGGATTGCCATTGCTTACTGTTTAGACGATTGCCATTGCTTACTAACTGTTTAGACCTACTTGAAACAATATAAACTATTCTTGTCATGATGAGTTCGGTTGTAATCTGAATGAGCTTTGAAGAGTCTCTCTTCCAAGGAATAAGAGGAGCTTCTGCAGCAAATACTATTACGCCAAGtcaataataacataatttttttgtgtATGTAGTGAAAATATTGAAGGTATGAGTTGAGATTACTCCAATGATCATCAATTTATCATCAATTTATAAGTTTTCGTGGATTTATATTTTGATGTTAGTTTCTCCATATTTTAATATGACatattatagtatttttttataagatcttaatgtatataaattaaaatattttttaatataatcaaagtatttatgtaatataataattatgtaatataataagAGATATTgcgtaaaaaaattaaagcatttatataactaatttatataactAATTGAGGATATTGTGCAGATAACTCGCTTTGATTGATGTCGAGATTATTTATCCATATTGTTATTAACGAGACCTTAAATGACCTTTACAAAAGATGTCAAACGAGATTCAAAGGcacatttttcattttccatTTTCCATTTTAGCTCAACAAATGGGTTTATGCCCATTTTACTGCATTTTTGGCCTGTTCAGACAATGATCTGAGGACAGTTTTTTTCTGCACCGCTACATTTTTCTTTCTGtaccctacatttttcttccttcctgcaccccataattttttaaatctcaaaattgaccttcaccttttatttgaaatcaGGATCTGGGAGTATGCTACGAATTCATCAATCTGGAAGTGAATCATGTTTTTTATCGGGATGAGGAGGTGTTTCAGAAacaaagtttgcataaattgttgatttatAGATTGCTGAATTCTGGGTTTTCATGATGGTTTTTTATTCTGGGATGTTTTGcagttttttattttggattaacactgACATTTATGTACTATTGGAAGCACCAATCCAGGAGGTTACCAGACGTGCCAATCTGAAATTTTACCAGAAGCGCTAATCCAAAAATTTACCGAATTtcgtaattcaaaataaaaaaataaatgtacagTTTTTATGTCTTTGCACAAcattgtggggtgcaggaagaataaTGTAGggttgcaggaagaaactgcttGATCTGAGACCTAGTGTCACACGCAATCAGTGCTATTTGACCACCAAACGGACCAGCCTACTCGGTCATGGGTCGAGCAGGCCGGGACGATACAGATACCAAAGTCATAAATCATAAACTGTGATCTTCAatcttcaattaaaaaatataaagaaagatTTCAAAATTACATTGACTGGATTATATCAAGTACACATTTTGGAAccatttcagaaaaaaataatttccaaATAAATTCTGgaatacataaattaaaattagtatttagttattatgaatttttcattttagaatatttcacaaatttattattatagaatgcattttcaagaaaaatttaaaacctattccaatttatttttctcccagaatttaagaaatataatggatcatccttttctttacgttttcttttcttattttatattcttgATTCCATAATTAAACTTTATAGAATGTTTTTGGAATACATCTAAaggtttttttatttgatttttctataaatttgaaaaatgacttccagattAGATTACGTAATCCGAAATATTATAGAGGAACATTTTTGGAAATTCAAAAgtatatggaggtgagagaagaagctatagaggtgtaggaagaaacagtcctaATCGGATAGTTGCACAGCCCGGACCAGCTGAAGACTATATATCAagtaataaatgaaaaatgaaagaatagacaaatttttaatgatatttttatacaaaaattttattttattgatacaaatatatttttgattatttataattttgtttttaacttaattttaaattgtttcaatttttatttatagattaattagtttaattatatttttagcaCAAATTACAATACTctctttcatattttatattttactattaatcctatacaatattttaaaatatttcaatcaaatttaaaataaaaatgaacttCACAATTTCACTATATGTTGATTTGAGTAGTAgttgaaatatataaattgtaaTAAAATCTACCTTATTTGGGATAAAACACAAATTTATTAAGCATTAAAAGGAAACAggaataattataaaagaattaGAAACTAGAGTTTTACAAGTTCTTGAAAAAACTTATTTACCAAATACCCTCTccattcaaaataataatatttctaacttcttaatttttttttaaaaataatagctCTTTTAGcctttttaagatattttaaatatagaaaaaaatgaatttccAACGACATCCTATTATTTGTATTGAAAAGAGAGACaggatatttgaaaaagagaaagtatttttgtttaagtttgTATATATGAAGTATTTCTTAAAGGTTTATTATGATgttaaaataatcattttgaaatagagaaaataatatttatatttatatacgaggttaaataagatttttcactaataaaaaattagaaagtaACTAAAATGAGTTACCCATTACAATGGAACGTGTATGATTGAATTAAAGTAGTATGATTTATAGTTTAAGTGAGAAAACGATTaagattttctttttaataactTGACGTAATATCTAAATTAAGTGTTATATTCTCATAAATTACATTTATTCAAGAAAGTTTCATCATCACGATTTTATcggtaaaaaatattttgataggttaaaaaagaatgtttttttttttttaaataaaagcttccatgttaggtatcactatgcaacttaagatctcagctaggctgacacctcaagttaccacaatcatttaccatcacatgaaaaaagtattattgaacaaaagaaaaaagaaagaaaatacaaaaatacggggactagaccaaaacccatatcttaacaaaaacgatatataggtagactatacttattcataaagaattctaagaatagacaaggtggaagtctattataccaaagaaaaggctctctatgaaaaaatcctaaattagccaacttatcagcacacgcatttccttcacgaaaaatatgagtaaccgtaaacctaattttcccacAGTGAATAAGACAAGCATTCCATCGATTatgaagcatccaaggaacagttgtcctagcagtaaacgcaacataaacgaaagcagaatcacattccaacCAGACTTCTCCTTAATATCTAGTTAATATGATATATTAACCATGTCGGAACAAATCATAATCTATTATTAGCTTGCAGTTTGAATAAGGATTTTCTGGGAGTTTTGAGTTATTAGACTAGTTTCAATACTAGAACTgagataacaataataaaaagtattgaGATTTAACTTTACCATATTTTTACTGAATTTTGCCACTTAACAGAAGCCTTTGATGAAATTAGTTAGAGGAACTTGGTTTCATGAAATTCATCAAGTTTGGTTGTTCACACCTTCTTGAACCATAAAATAATGTCACATACTCTTGATTGAATTTCAGGGATATAGCTGATTAGCTGGTTTTTCCTATTACATGATTCTTTAATAATTCTGTTATCCTTGTAACTTTTAGAACATGCATGTGTCGCAGTCTGCACATCAGCACATGAGAGTGTTTGCTGTTGGATTTAGACATTCATGTTGGACATACTTGTAAATACACAACAAATTGATTTTCTTGTATTCCATTTTTGTTTTGCTGCTCATTTTGTGTAATGGTGTCATGTGCTTCAAAAGGGTGTCCGAATCAGAAATTGTTCTTTTTCATGGCATGAAAGAAGACCATGTTCATAGCAGGAATTTTGTCCTCTGGTGTTTCAATTCAATTTCTTGATCTGATCAAACAGAGTGATGTAAATGCCTTATAAAGATAACTAACAGTACATCACTTTTATAATCTGATGGCACGAGAAATCATGTAAACGAGAAAAGGGGTTCaaattcaattgaaaatataattctCTCCAAGAATAGAATGCTTAATCTTTGGTGCATACCTGAACAGGAATATTTACAAGTTTGAAAGATGGCATTTTCTGCTTCTAACTTTTTCAACAATGACTGGTCACACAAGGGTTTGCAGAGGCAATTATCCTACTACAATCAACACCCTATTGTCAAAAGTACCAAGCTTTTCAAAACATGATTCCATCACTTCTAACCCCAAATGCCACTACTACCACTGCTTATTCTGTAACAAAGCCATAAGTGCCTAAGTTTCTGAAAATCCTAATCCTCACCAGCCACTACACTCCTTAAACTAGAACTTTGTTCTAGTAACTTGTACAGTTTAATGTGTTTATTATTCATTACTTGTTGCCATTATAGGATTGCTCTATTGAGATTTCATTTGTACTTTATGTGTAATATTAAATTACACAGTGTAGTTTGTAGTCAGTTCTGCTAAAGCATATTGATTGTATTCACTATTATATCAAGTTTTCAAATCTTCCAGTCCAATAAAATCTTGAAATTCGGCATGATATAGTTATGAATGCAAAAAATTCTTCCAATGCAGCCAAATTAAGTTATCGCACACGCTTTTAACTCCAtctatttgtatttattaagaaattgactttaagcctaacaaaaactcataaaatcgacttataaaacgaggtttgcacccacttataaacTATGAAATATACTAATTTTTAGTCGATGTTGAATCTTCGACTGTATTATTTCCAGATAAGTAAGAGCTGAGTTGTAGGATTCGTTCATTATCCATCCATACACCATACAGAAATTATCCAAGCATTCATGGCTATATTGCATTTGTCTACATTATTTAGAACTAAAGAACAGTTGAGGTTCTAGATGCACCACACTGTATTGTATGCATTTCAATTAAAACTCTCTGTAATTTCATCCTCCCAAGTAGAGGCCACCTGCTGTACAGCAAGGTGATCAATACTATTCCTTCTGACATTTTAGAATCAGCCACTTCTGGTTTCATTGTCACTTCTGCAAATTGCACATGTTTTTTACTAATACAAGCTGTGCATCTTAGGTACTAAAAGACAAGAATTTTGAGTATTGAAGATTATTACttctcattaaaatattttatttcaccCTGACATAGTTAATCATTGAAGATGGAAATCAAATCCCGAAATTCTGAATGTTACAATC
Proteins encoded in this region:
- the LOC137832756 gene encoding beta carbonic anhydrase 5, chloroplastic-like isoform X2, whose translation is MAVPAPFSLSSDAFASKPATSTILGCAAPKKGNFEHTHFRFFTAFRRNRGFTLKASMGPPGFTEKLKNNKLNTLADAEDGCDVFNDLKYRFLNFKKNYLKDIDQFETLAKVQTPKFMVIACADSRVCPSNILGFQPGEAFTIRNIANLVPTFESGPSETNAALEFSVNTLLVENILVIGHSCCGGIRALMSMEDDDVEKSFIKSWVIGGKKARTKAKAAASNLSFDEQCTHCEKESINHSLLNLLTYPWIEEKVKNKELSIHGGYYNFIDCSFEKWTLDYRGTKLEENGRIAAKNRIFWC
- the LOC137832756 gene encoding beta carbonic anhydrase 5, chloroplastic-like isoform X1 → MAVPAPFSLSSDAFASKPATSTQILGCAAPKKGNFEHTHFRFFTAFRRNRGFTLKASMGPPGFTEKLKNNKLNTLADAEDGCDVFNDLKYRFLNFKKNYLKDIDQFETLAKVQTPKFMVIACADSRVCPSNILGFQPGEAFTIRNIANLVPTFESGPSETNAALEFSVNTLLVENILVIGHSCCGGIRALMSMEDDDVEKSFIKSWVIGGKKARTKAKAAASNLSFDEQCTHCEKESINHSLLNLLTYPWIEEKVKNKELSIHGGYYNFIDCSFEKWTLDYRGTKLEENGRIAAKNRIFWC
- the LOC137832756 gene encoding beta carbonic anhydrase 5, chloroplastic-like isoform X3, translating into MGPPGFTEKLKNNKLNTLADAEDGCDVFNDLKYRFLNFKKNYLKDIDQFETLAKVQTPKFMVIACADSRVCPSNILGFQPGEAFTIRNIANLVPTFESGPSETNAALEFSVNTLLVENILVIGHSCCGGIRALMSMEDDDVEKSFIKSWVIGGKKARTKAKAAASNLSFDEQCTHCEKESINHSLLNLLTYPWIEEKVKNKELSIHGGYYNFIDCSFEKWTLDYRGTKLEENGRIAAKNRIFWC